From the Brachyspira intermedia PWS/A genome, the window TAATGTACAATTAGCATTTTTCATAGTTTTTCTAATGGAGATACATAGTGATTTATTATAATATTATTATATATTTTTTTTAATGCATTTTCATCTTTTATATTGATTTTACCGCTTATATAGAGAATTATATCATAATCTTTTTCATTTAATGAAAAGTGTTTTTTCAGTCCTATTAAAACATTTCCAACAGCAAACATTTGATTTGAAGTTGAACATAAAACAACTGCTAATTTTTTCTTTTCCATAATATAAAACCTTTATATTTTTTTATATTCTATAGTATTATTATATTATTTGCAATCTTAGCATTGAAAATATAGAAACGTGTTTATTAGTGTATAAATAAAAATTTATTGTAATATATTTATGAGTATTTAGTTTAATTTGGAAATAAATCTATATTTTATAAAAAATTAATCTTTTACAAAAGCTAAATCATGAGATCTATATATATCTATTAATAATCTGTATCCTTTGGATTTCATATATTGTTCTAATACTCCTTCTTTTTCATTATTTTCTACTATGATTAATTTTATATCATATTTATTAAAATCAATGGTTTTTAGTATATTTAATTCAAAACCTTCTACATCTATTGATAATAGATCAATTGAACTAATATTTTTGTAGTTATACATTAATTCATCAAATGTCATTGATTTTATATTTAAAGAATTTTCTTTAGATTCAGATATATCAATTTTAGCCATTAAACTATGTCCTTCATAGTTTACTAATTTAACACTATCCATTTTTTTATCTAAAATAGCAGCATTGTATAGATCACAATTTCTGTTTTTTTCTAATTGTTCATAAATTATCGGATTGGCTTCAACGCATATACCAGACCATCCTAATTTTTCAAAAAAGTAAGTGTTGCTGATTTTTATTCCATCATTAGCTCCTATATCTATAAAAAATCCTTTTTTCTTACCTGAAAATATTAAGTATGATATAAAATCTTGTTCTATTTCTGATTGGAAATTAATATTTGTTTGTTTTTCTATCTTTAGTTTAGATTCATATAAATTTTTACCAAAATCTAATACATCATTAAATTTTTCTAAATTTTTTTTATTATTATTAATTTTTGAAATGTATATATATGATAATAAAATATTTCTTATATTATTCCTTAATTCTCTTTTAGGTATCCACCATACAATTTTATTTATCAATTCTTTATTTAACATCTTTATATCCTTTTATTAATTTATATTATAATATTTTATATCGAAATTCTGTAAAACATAGCTGCAGAGAAATGTACTTTAGAAGGAATTTTTTCAAACCATTCATCGTACATTTTTATGTCCGGAGTATAAAAATTAATTTCGCATTCTTTTATGTTTTTTAACGAAAGTATTTTATCTTTGTTTTCTTTAGTTATTCCGCCATCTATTAAATGAAATATTATTTTTTCATCTTCTAAAGAGTTTTTTAAGATTGATGCAATAGCTGTACCCATATACGGAGCATAATTGTTATCAGATGATAAGCAAATATTCATTTCAATCATTTTTATTTATTATCCTTTTTTATAAAAAGGCCTTTTATTTGTCTTATAATTCTTTTTATCTCTCTAGTGATATTATATGATAAAGAAAAAGGCTTTATATTAAATCTTTTTATAGCTATTTCAAAATCAGCATTAGCATCACACTTTATTTCTTTTGGGTGAATTAAATGTTCAGCATCTATAGGGTATGTTTTTCTATTGGCATTTTCATCATCTGGATTTCCTGTATGAGTAGAATCTTCTCCAAAGCCTATATTAGAAATTAAATTTACATTAGGATTAATACATATTCCATCTTTTGAAATTATACAATAAGTCCATTGATAGTCCCAAGTATTTATATCAGCAGTTCTGTAAAACCAGTTCTGCCAATAGTCTCTTATATTAAAATCATTGTAGCGTTTTTTTAAAGTCTTTTTAGTATCTTTAAAACTAATAGTCTTCATTGTAGCATCATAATATTTCCAAGCACGACTCCAAGAAGCCCAGCCCCAACAATGCTGTATAGTAGCAAAATAATAACTAGCCTCTCCAACTTTTCTATCTAAAGGAGAATCTCCAGCAATATGCATTATTTGTTCATTATCTTTATAGTAATTTAACAATTTCTCACAGTAATAAAAAAATGATATTTCAGGCAATACATCATCTTCCAATATTATACCTTGTTCTTCATTATCAAAAAACCAAGTTATCGCTTTTGATACACCATTACAGCATCCTAAATTTGTATCCTGAAATAATGTTTTTATTTCACATTCCCAATCTATAGATTTTAAAATACTTTCTCTAGTGTCAATACATTTTATTTTTTCTTCTTCATTTCTCCAGCCATCAGCTGCTATATATAATTTTTTAGGTTTTATTTTTCTTATTGCTTCTAAAACTTTTAATGCTGTATCTTTTCTTTTAAAAATTACTAATAATATTGGAGTATCAAACATATTTATTGCTCCAATATATTAATTTTTGATTGTATTTTTATAGCAACAATACCCCATATTTTTACAATATGGGGGAATAAAAAATACGATTTTATTTTTAACTGTTGTGTTGTGTTGTGTTGTGTTGTGTTGTGTTGTGTTGTGTTGTGTTGTGTTGTGTTGTGTTGTGTTGTGTTGTGTTGTGTCATAATAAAAACCTTATAGAGAGAATATTAACTTTGTATATAATAAAAGTCAATATATTATCTTCCTGTAAGTCCTGATTTTCTTAATAAATATCTTCTTACTTTATCTCTCAATTTAAATGTAGGTATCCACCAAACAATCTTATCTATTTTTTTTCTTTTAGCGTTATTTTCTTTATAAGTTTGGCTTCCGCCTGATTCTATCCATATTTTATTGTTTTCTTCCCAAAATTTATTGTAAGTACCTCTCCAGAATTTATCTGGACCTATAGCATGTATTATATGGGATTTATCTGCATTTTCTGATTTTGGAAAACAGCAGAAAGTTTCTTTTGCATCTAATAGTTGTATATTAAATTCTTGACATGCTAAATTCAATATAACTAAATCATTAGTTATATATTCTTCAGTTTTTTTGTAGCACCATTCTGCTATATTTTTATAATCTTTTATTTTATCTGATATTATTATATTTCCATCATAAAAAGAATTGCAATCTATATTATATTTAGTTTTTTCTAAAATAGGTATTGTTTCTTTAGTTTGTGCAGAATTACGTATTGAAATATCAGATAATGTTGCATATAGCTCGAAGTCTAAATTTATTAAATGTGAAATATCTTTTTGTATAACAATATCAGTATCTGTATAAAAAACTTTTTGGTAATTATCGAGTATATTAAAAGCTTCAAATCTTGCATAAGCAAAGACACTAAAATTATTTAATTCTCTTAATTCTATCATTTTTTTCGAGAATGGTGATTCATATATTTTTATAATTATTCTAGGAAAAATTGTTTTTAAAGCTTTTTCATCATTTGGTTCTAATTTATTTGTATAAAATATTATGTCATATTCTTCATCTTTTAAATTTTGAAATAAATATTTTTTTGCTCCTATTATAACATTTCCAACAGCAAAAGCCTCATTTCCTGTTGAGCATAAAAGTAAAGCGATTTTTTTCTTCATTATTGGTATATTTTCCTATTTTTTATATATATTAATATTTTCTAATTATTATATATTATAATATAAAAAAATAAATAGTTAATAATATAAAGCTAATTATTAAAATGTTAGCTTTATATGTATAGGGTTTAATATTTTACTGTTGTATAATTTCATTACCAATAATAATAAATAATAATTTTATATTTTTGAATTATAATTGTTTTATGTATTGTTTATTATTAAAAAAAGTATATAATATAAGTGTAAATAAAAAATATATTTTTATATAAATGAAATTTTAAGGAGAATTAATATGGCAGAATTGCGTTATAATCCATTGCTTGGAGATTATGTTATGATAGCTAGTCATAGGCAGTCACGTCCTCAGATGCCTAAAGACTATTGTCCATTTTGTCCCGGCAGCGGAAAAGTACCGGATAGTTATGAGGTTCTTTGTTATGATAATGACTTTCCTGCTTTATCCTTTGAACCTCCTTATCCTGATGAAGTTGATAATGGAAAATTATTTAGAACAGCTCCATCTATAGGTAAATGTGAGGTTATTTTATACTCTCCTGATCATAATACTACTTTACCAGAACTTCCTGTAGATCATATAGCTAAATTAGTAGCTTTATGGCAGGAAAGAATGAAAGTTATATCAGAAAACAAAAAGATAAAATATATTATGCCATTTGAAAATAAAGGCGAGGTAGTAGGTGTTACAATGCCTCATCCTCATGGACAGATATACGGCTATAGTTGGATCCCTTTGAGAATAAAAAGGAAAATTGAGATGGCTTCTAGTTATTACAGTGTTAATGGCAGAAATCTATTTTTAGATATGATTGAGCAAGAAGTTGAATATAATAAAAGAGTTATATTTGAAAATGATCATTTTATATGTTTCTTGCCTTTTGCATCAGAATATCCTTATGGTATAATGATAATGCCTAAAAAACAGACAAATTCTATTACAGATTTTAATAAAGAAGAAAGTTTATCTCTAGCAGATGCCTTAAAAAAAGCTACTTCTACATTGGATTTATTATTTGATATGAAATTCCCTTATATGATGTGTATGTATAGTGCTCCTGTAAATGATGGTTTCAATTACAGTGATATATGGAATTATCATATAGAATTTTTCCCTCCTATGAGAAGTAAGGAGAAACAAAAATTCAATGCTTCTTCAGAAACAGGAGCTTGGGCACCTTGCAATCCTACAAGTCCTGAGGAAATGGCTGCTCAATTAAGAACAGCATATATCAGATATATGGGAATGTAGAATTTGCTAAAATTTACTATTATAATACCGCACCGAGTTGGTGAAAATATAGAAAAAACATTAGAAGGGGTATATCTTTCTAATTACCCTAAGGAAAATATTGAAATTTTTCAGGCAGAAGGAACTCATCCTACTGTGCAGAGGAATGAATGTATTAAACAATCAGCAGGAGATATTGTATATTTTATAGATAATGATTCTATTGTAAGTGCGGATAATATTAAAGAGGCTAGTACTATATTTGAATCAGATGAAAAAATAGCAATAGTTGGAGGTCCTGCTATACATAAAGTTAGTTCTTTAATAGAAATGTATATAGATAAATGTATGAGAGCTTATTATGCTGTAGGTCCTATAGCTAATAGATATAGATTTGATAATAATGATGTAAAAGAGGGAAGTGATAGGGATGTTATACTTTGCAATTTGTTTGTAAGGAGAAATGTTTTATTTGAAGCAGGTCTTTTTAATGAGGATTTATATCCAAATGAAGAAAATGCATTGATAGATAAAATACTTTCTCTAGGATATAAATTGATATATAATCCTAGAATAATAGTTCAAAGACCTCCTAGATCCAATTTAAAAGCTTATATAAAAATGCTTCTTAATTATGGAAGGGGCAGATTTGAGCAATTGTTTAGGGATTTTAATATTAAAAATTTGATATTTATTTTGCCTTCTTTATTTGCTAATTACATAC encodes:
- a CDS encoding glycosyltransferase encodes the protein MKKKIALLLCSTGNEAFAVGNVIIGAKKYLFQNLKDEEYDIIFYTNKLEPNDEKALKTIFPRIIIKIYESPFSKKMIELRELNNFSVFAYARFEAFNILDNYQKVFYTDTDIVIQKDISHLINLDFELYATLSDISIRNSAQTKETIPILEKTKYNIDCNSFYDGNIIISDKIKDYKNIAEWCYKKTEEYITNDLVILNLACQEFNIQLLDAKETFCCFPKSENADKSHIIHAIGPDKFWRGTYNKFWEENNKIWIESGGSQTYKENNAKRKKIDKIVWWIPTFKLRDKVRRYLLRKSGLTGR
- a CDS encoding glycosyltransferase, which translates into the protein MLKFTIIIPHRVGENIEKTLEGVYLSNYPKENIEIFQAEGTHPTVQRNECIKQSAGDIVYFIDNDSIVSADNIKEASTIFESDEKIAIVGGPAIHKVSSLIEMYIDKCMRAYYAVGPIANRYRFDNNDVKEGSDRDVILCNLFVRRNVLFEAGLFNEDLYPNEENALIDKILSLGYKLIYNPRIIVQRPPRSNLKAYIKMLLNYGRGRFEQLFRDFNIKNLIFILPSLFANYILLSPIVLCVYHFSKLNVLKYYFLPLLVYIIMTFLLVLYILFVIKVLYQKFGEYLYILLCFLLLIFSMDLDFFTESLE
- a CDS encoding glycosyltransferase; translated protein: MIEMNICLSSDNNYAPYMGTAIASILKNSLEDEKIIFHLIDGGITKENKDKILSLKNIKECEINFYTPDIKMYDEWFEKIPSKVHFSAAMFYRISI
- a CDS encoding FkbM family methyltransferase; its protein translation is MLNKELINKIVWWIPKRELRNNIRNILLSYIYISKINNNKKNLEKFNDVLDFGKNLYESKLKIEKQTNINFQSEIEQDFISYLIFSGKKKGFFIDIGANDGIKISNTYFFEKLGWSGICVEANPIIYEQLEKNRNCDLYNAAILDKKMDSVKLVNYEGHSLMAKIDISESKENSLNIKSMTFDELMYNYKNISSIDLLSIDVEGFELNILKTIDFNKYDIKLIIVENNEKEGVLEQYMKSKGYRLLIDIYRSHDLAFVKD
- a CDS encoding nucleotide-diphospho-sugar transferase — its product is MFDTPILLVIFKRKDTALKVLEAIRKIKPKKLYIAADGWRNEEEKIKCIDTRESILKSIDWECEIKTLFQDTNLGCCNGVSKAITWFFDNEEQGIILEDDVLPEISFFYYCEKLLNYYKDNEQIMHIAGDSPLDRKVGEASYYFATIQHCWGWASWSRAWKYYDATMKTISFKDTKKTLKKRYNDFNIRDYWQNWFYRTADINTWDYQWTYCIISKDGICINPNVNLISNIGFGEDSTHTGNPDDENANRKTYPIDAEHLIHPKEIKCDANADFEIAIKRFNIKPFSLSYNITREIKRIIRQIKGLFIKKDNK
- the galT gene encoding galactose-1-phosphate uridylyltransferase, translated to MAELRYNPLLGDYVMIASHRQSRPQMPKDYCPFCPGSGKVPDSYEVLCYDNDFPALSFEPPYPDEVDNGKLFRTAPSIGKCEVILYSPDHNTTLPELPVDHIAKLVALWQERMKVISENKKIKYIMPFENKGEVVGVTMPHPHGQIYGYSWIPLRIKRKIEMASSYYSVNGRNLFLDMIEQEVEYNKRVIFENDHFICFLPFASEYPYGIMIMPKKQTNSITDFNKEESLSLADALKKATSTLDLLFDMKFPYMMCMYSAPVNDGFNYSDIWNYHIEFFPPMRSKEKQKFNASSETGAWAPCNPTSPEEMAAQLRTAYIRYMGM